In a single window of the Pyrococcus sp. NA2 genome:
- a CDS encoding PLP-dependent cysteine synthase family protein, producing the protein MAENYTKMSIHDNIIQTIGRTPLVRLKKIESYFNVKNELYAKVEFFNPGGSIKDRIAKYMIEGAKKEGKIVEGAVIIEPTSGNTGVGLALVAAVEGYKTVFTMPTKMSPEKELLLKALGAFVIRTPTAVAPSDPNSYYKVAEVVRNLIWKKKKPVSREELKEVVDYVQRLVDKGRLEELKAILEEEVEETPYAYIPNQYFNRYNPIAHYETTAKEIWEQTGGNVDYLFAGIGTGGTITGIGRYLKEKKRDVKLVGVDPVGSIYHLIKKGMSLEEALKKAHPYLVEGIGEDLLPETVDLSLIDDIVVVNDQEAFAMTRFLARREGILAGGSSGAALYGAIKYLKENGIEGKKVVIIFPDTGRNYLTKIFNDNWLLENGFEIDDEKILEGLR; encoded by the coding sequence ATGGCAGAAAATTACACAAAAATGAGTATCCACGATAACATAATACAAACTATTGGAAGGACACCATTGGTAAGGCTCAAGAAGATAGAGAGCTACTTTAATGTCAAAAATGAGCTCTATGCCAAAGTAGAGTTCTTTAACCCCGGTGGCAGTATAAAGGACAGGATAGCCAAGTACATGATCGAAGGTGCTAAAAAGGAGGGAAAGATAGTTGAAGGAGCCGTTATAATTGAACCTACCTCCGGAAACACAGGAGTTGGTTTGGCATTAGTTGCGGCGGTTGAGGGGTACAAAACAGTGTTCACGATGCCGACTAAAATGAGCCCGGAAAAGGAGCTCCTCCTCAAAGCCCTAGGCGCCTTTGTAATCAGAACCCCAACAGCCGTTGCTCCAAGTGACCCCAATTCGTACTACAAAGTCGCTGAAGTCGTGAGGAACTTAATCTGGAAAAAGAAAAAGCCGGTGAGCAGGGAGGAACTTAAGGAGGTAGTCGACTATGTGCAGAGGCTCGTTGATAAGGGGAGGCTTGAGGAGTTAAAGGCCATTCTTGAAGAGGAAGTTGAGGAAACACCCTATGCTTACATCCCCAATCAGTATTTCAACAGATACAACCCAATAGCCCACTATGAAACAACAGCTAAGGAAATCTGGGAGCAGACTGGGGGAAATGTAGACTACCTTTTTGCCGGAATAGGTACTGGAGGAACGATAACGGGAATTGGACGCTATCTAAAGGAGAAGAAGAGAGACGTTAAGCTAGTAGGCGTTGATCCGGTTGGCTCGATATACCACCTTATAAAGAAAGGAATGAGCCTAGAAGAGGCCCTTAAAAAAGCCCATCCCTACTTAGTTGAAGGAATTGGGGAGGATTTGCTCCCGGAGACCGTTGACTTGAGCTTGATTGATGACATAGTTGTCGTCAACGACCAGGAGGCTTTTGCAATGACGCGTTTTCTGGCAAGAAGGGAAGGAATACTTGCGGGAGGCTCTTCGGGGGCGGCCCTTTATGGGGCAATAAAATACCTCAAGGAGAATGGGATAGAAGGAAAGAAAGTCGTCATAATATTCCCGGACACTGGGAGGAACTATCTAACGAAAATTTTCAACGATAACTGGCTTCTTGAGAATGGCTTTGAAATAGATGATGAAAAAATTCTGGAGGGATTGAGATGA
- a CDS encoding class I SAM-dependent methyltransferase has protein sequence MLLSVDDVRDFLKKLGFDEGSVNELIEQIEYFEKEAPQRDDIVRDYLREECIETIVEEIVEEILKMNKESIRLLDVAAGSGFFTERIKRKLEERGVKADVYALDITPSMLRRLDEKGITPIWGVAEKIRESIEIANEHCGINAPREFDVVLSTLAFHHFLNPEEVLKSMKSVLTENGKVIIIDVLKHEHEEFKETLKDIHLGFSLEEIKEMGSKIFKKVEARYMDVYCEVGDIIIGLYKAVFA, from the coding sequence ATGCTATTGAGCGTTGATGATGTCAGAGATTTCCTAAAAAAGCTTGGGTTCGATGAGGGCTCAGTTAATGAGCTTATAGAGCAGATAGAGTACTTTGAAAAAGAAGCGCCGCAGAGAGATGACATCGTGAGAGACTACCTAAGGGAGGAGTGCATAGAGACGATAGTTGAGGAGATAGTCGAGGAAATCCTGAAGATGAACAAGGAAAGCATCAGGCTCTTGGACGTCGCCGCCGGGTCTGGATTTTTCACAGAAAGGATTAAGAGAAAGCTTGAGGAGAGAGGGGTCAAAGCGGACGTGTATGCTCTGGACATAACTCCAAGCATGCTCAGGAGGCTTGATGAGAAGGGGATAACCCCAATCTGGGGAGTTGCCGAGAAAATCAGGGAATCCATTGAGATTGCCAATGAGCACTGCGGTATAAATGCCCCAAGAGAGTTTGACGTTGTTTTATCGACTTTAGCGTTCCATCACTTTTTAAATCCCGAGGAAGTCTTAAAGAGCATGAAAAGCGTTTTAACAGAAAATGGCAAGGTAATAATAATTGATGTTCTCAAACATGAGCATGAGGAGTTTAAAGAAACCTTAAAGGATATCCACCTTGGATTTTCATTGGAAGAAATAAAAGAGATGGGCTCAAAGATCTTCAAAAAAGTAGAAGCCCGCTATATGGATGTGTACTGTGAGGTAGGTGACATAATAATCGGACTGTACAAAGCGGTGTTTGCTTAA
- a CDS encoding class I SAM-dependent methyltransferase, with the protein MDSTARKYDRFSKIYDIFEIPMEIWAFSKYRQKALSLVKGKVLEIGVGTGKNLPYYPAGVEVIGIDISKGMLERAERRRRKLGLDNVKLLLMDVQNLEFEDNTFDTVLSTFVFCTVPDPLKGLREAYRVLKPGGKAIFLEHMKSESRLLNIPLYLIDPITKALVGTSMVRETQKNIEKAGFKIERVENLFFDIVRLIIATKEPT; encoded by the coding sequence ATGGATAGCACCGCAAGAAAATATGACAGATTTTCAAAAATTTACGACATCTTCGAGATTCCAATGGAGATATGGGCTTTCTCAAAGTACAGGCAAAAAGCATTGAGCTTAGTTAAGGGCAAAGTTCTTGAGATCGGTGTTGGAACAGGAAAGAATCTCCCTTATTATCCCGCGGGCGTTGAAGTAATCGGCATAGATATCAGCAAAGGAATGCTCGAAAGAGCTGAAAGGAGAAGGAGAAAGCTTGGTTTAGATAACGTTAAGCTCCTCTTAATGGATGTTCAAAATTTGGAGTTTGAGGACAACACTTTTGATACTGTCTTAAGCACCTTCGTGTTCTGCACAGTTCCAGACCCACTGAAGGGGCTAAGAGAAGCGTATAGAGTCTTAAAACCTGGAGGAAAGGCGATATTCTTGGAGCACATGAAGAGCGAGTCGAGGCTATTGAACATCCCGCTTTACTTGATCGATCCGATAACAAAGGCACTGGTAGGCACTTCAATGGTCAGGGAAACTCAAAAGAACATTGAAAAAGCGGGTTTCAAGATAGAGAGGGTTGAGAATCTATTCTTTGACATTGTGAGGTTAATAATTGCCACGAAAGAACCTACGTGA
- a CDS encoding cystathionine gamma-synthase, translating to MRFSTKAIHVGENPREMQYGDVVSPIHLSTTFAKKSVREVEKGYVYSRTGNPTRDSLEKKLAALENAKYGLAFSSGLAAESTILLALLKKGDHVVAFDDLYGGTKRLFNQVMERFGIEFTYVDARDPENVRKAIKENTKMIWLETPTNPLLKLADIKAISEIAHERDIIVVVDNTFASPYFQNPLDLGADIVLHSVTKYLSGHSDVVGGAVMLNDDELYEKLKFHQNAVGAILSPFDSWLVMRGIKTLAVRMEKHEKNAMRIAEYLEEHLLVEKVYYPGLPSHPQYELAKRQMRGFSGMLSFELKGGLKEAVKFVENLEIFALAESLGGVESLIELPALMTHASLPKEERERIGIKDSLIRVSVGIEDVEDLIEDLERGFEAVRRCY from the coding sequence ATGAGGTTCTCAACTAAAGCTATTCATGTTGGTGAAAATCCAAGAGAGATGCAGTACGGAGACGTTGTTTCCCCGATTCACCTCTCGACCACTTTTGCAAAGAAGAGCGTGAGGGAAGTTGAGAAGGGTTACGTTTACTCAAGGACTGGCAACCCCACAAGGGACAGCCTTGAGAAAAAGCTGGCGGCACTTGAAAACGCCAAGTATGGGTTAGCATTTTCCTCGGGGTTAGCGGCTGAGTCAACGATACTCTTGGCTTTACTAAAGAAAGGAGATCATGTCGTAGCTTTCGATGACCTTTACGGTGGCACTAAGAGGCTGTTCAACCAAGTTATGGAGCGCTTTGGGATTGAGTTCACCTATGTGGACGCAAGAGATCCTGAGAACGTTAGAAAGGCGATAAAAGAGAATACAAAGATGATCTGGCTCGAAACTCCCACAAATCCCCTCTTAAAGCTGGCTGATATTAAGGCAATATCCGAGATTGCACATGAGAGAGACATAATCGTTGTGGTGGACAATACATTTGCGAGTCCATACTTCCAGAATCCCCTTGACTTAGGTGCAGATATAGTTCTCCATAGTGTCACCAAGTATCTCAGTGGGCACTCCGACGTTGTGGGTGGGGCGGTTATGCTAAACGACGATGAGCTTTATGAAAAGCTGAAGTTCCACCAGAACGCAGTGGGTGCAATTTTGTCACCCTTTGACTCTTGGCTCGTTATGAGGGGGATTAAGACACTCGCCGTCAGGATGGAGAAGCATGAGAAAAACGCCATGAGGATTGCAGAGTATCTAGAAGAGCATCTGCTGGTTGAGAAAGTTTACTATCCTGGTTTGCCGTCACATCCACAATATGAACTCGCAAAGAGACAGATGCGTGGTTTTAGTGGAATGCTTTCATTCGAACTCAAAGGAGGACTGAAAGAGGCCGTGAAGTTCGTGGAGAACCTTGAAATCTTTGCGTTGGCTGAAAGCCTCGGCGGGGTGGAATCCCTAATTGAGCTCCCAGCTTTAATGACCCATGCTTCTCTTCCGAAGGAAGAAAGGGAGAGAATCGGCATAAAGGACTCCCTCATCAGAGTTTCAGTTGGAATAGAAGACGTTGAAGACCTGATTGAAGACTTGGAGAGGGGCTTTGAGGCGGTGAGAAGATGCTATTGA